A genomic segment from Callithrix jacchus isolate 240 chromosome 8, calJac240_pri, whole genome shotgun sequence encodes:
- the SAMD15 gene encoding sterile alpha motif domain-containing protein 15 isoform X3 encodes MAEVPEDYDSGPDEDGEPEPERPELPGLQKLYENAEPETMAEVGPELPAEIYQESQQETEEENFKEEEPESAKNVQLKPSGTSEEGIAKESKREVPSETEPGIPQEVKSETSREMRGEFFKDLEAPMHENHEESDLEPPEEANPNATENVFLRSAMETDPVPSTETMSEVSGATVRETNLELLEEETEPGVPEESFRLQHEETVLERPEQTKLDFPNEKPGESLEEIDLQLPKMTKPEIPEETQIKSTEKKRTEPSKQATPEFPEKKPRKSSEEADLEPPQETQPEVPEEMQRKATEEKGTELPKQTKLDFPDHKSRKSTDEKVPEPLEEIKLEFPGENSRKPGEETILEQSEMMEPEGPEEMRKSNKEKNPQPPEETGLVLPQINPEVEEKTQIKPTEEKNLELPDEAKPRETHVEFSKEDSPEPIKSKYSVEKAELEHREHKRGKLSLSDEFKKEYDSLGSAREESIGKHYEFSQQRQTLLDVSEECSHSHPSESQTESSEFVSEKKVVDFSQELKELVSEDEETQPEKRTDLQFEYLNWDPEKVAEWISQLGFPQYKECFTTNFISGRKLIHVNCSNLPQIGITNFEDMKAGVQWCNLGSPQPPSPGFKPFSCLGLLSSWDYRHAPPCSANFCIF; translated from the exons GCCCGGAGCTACCAGCAGAGATTTACCAAGAGTCACAGCAAGAGACCGAGGAAGAGAACTTTAAAGAGGAGGAGCCCGAGAGTGCTAAGAACGTGCAGCTGAAACCTAGCGGGACGTCGGAGGAAGGAATTGCCAAGGAGTCCAAGAGAGAAGTACCAAGCGAAACTGAACCAGGGATTCCCCAAGAGGTAAAGTCAGAGACGTCCAGAGAGATGAGGGGAGAGTTTTTCAAAGATTTGGAGGCCCCTATGCATGAAAATCATGAAGAGTCAGACCTAGAGCCACCAGAAGAGGCTAACCCAAATGCTACAGAGAATGTGTTCCTAAGGTCAGCTATGGAAACAGATCCAGTGCCATCAACGGAAACCATGTCTGAGGTTTCAGGGGCCACAGTCAGAGAGACAAATTTGGAGTTACTAGAGGAGGAGACTGAACCCGGGGTTCCAGAGGAATCGTTTAGATTGCAACATGAAGAGACAGTTCTAGAGCGTCCAGAGCAGACCAAACTAGATTTTCCAAATGAGaaaccaggagaatcacttgaagaaaTAGATCTTCAGCTACCAAAGATGACCAAACCAGAGATTCCAGAGGAGACACAAATAAAGTCAACTGAGAAGAAAAGGACAGAGCCATCCAAGCAGGCTACACCAGAATTTCCAGAGAAGAAACCAAGAAAGTCTAGTGAGGAGGCAGATCTAGAGCCTCCACAAGAGACTCAACCAGAGGTTCCAGAAGAGATGCAAAGAAAAGCAACTGAGGAGAAAGGGACAGAACTACCCAAGCAGACTAAACTAGACTTTCCAGACCACAAATCAAGAAAATCTACTGATGAGAAAGTTCCTGAGCCACTAGAAGagatcaaattagaatttcctggGGAAAATTCAAGAAAACCAGGTGAGGAAACAATTCTagaacaatcagaaatgatggaaCCAGAAGGTCCGGAAGAGATGAGAAAgtcaaataaggaaaaaaatccacaGCCACCAGAGGAGACTGGTCTAGTGCTGCCACAGATCAACCCAGAAGttgaagagaaaacacaaatcaaGCCAACTGAGGAGAAGAATCTAGAGTTACCAGATGAAGCCAAACCAAGAGAGACACATGTAGAATTTTCCAAGGAAGACAGTCCAGAACCAATCAAGTCTAAGTATTCTGTAGAAAAGGCTGAGCTAGAGCACCGTGAGCATAAAAGAGGAAAGTTGTCACTAAGTgatgaatttaaaaaagaatatgactCATTAGGATCTGCCAGAGAAGAATCCATTGGTAAACATTATGAGTTTTCACAACAACGCCAAACATTGCTTGATGTCAGTGAAGAATGCTCACACTCACATCCCTCAGAGTCTCAGACAGAATCAAGTGAGTTTGTTAGTGAAAAGAAAGTCGTAGATTTTTCCCAAGAGTTAAAGGAACTGGTTTCTGAAGATGAAGAAACCCAGCCAGAAAAAAGGACTGACTTACAATTTGAGTATCTTAATTGGGATCCTGAGAAAGTTGCAGAGTGGATTAGCCAGCTAGGCTTCCCTCAATACAAG GAGTGTTTTACCACAAACTTCATCAGTGGCCGAAAACTCATCCACGTGAACTGCTCAAACCTCCCTCAGATAGGGATAACGAACTTTGAGGACATGAAG gctggagtgcaatggtgcaatctcggctcaccgcaacctccgtctcctgggttcaagccattctcctgcctcggcctcctgagtagctgggactacaggcatgcaccaccatgctcagctaatttttgtattttttag
- the SAMD15 gene encoding sterile alpha motif domain-containing protein 15 isoform X1, with translation MAEVPEDYDSGPDEDGEPEPERPELPGLQKLYENAEPETMAEVGPELPAEIYQESQQETEEENFKEEEPESAKNVQLKPSGTSEEGIAKESKREVPSETEPGIPQEVKSETSREMRGEFFKDLEAPMHENHEESDLEPPEEANPNATENVFLRSAMETDPVPSTETMSEVSGATVRETNLELLEEETEPGVPEESFRLQHEETVLERPEQTKLDFPNEKPGESLEEIDLQLPKMTKPEIPEETQIKSTEKKRTEPSKQATPEFPEKKPRKSSEEADLEPPQETQPEVPEEMQRKATEEKGTELPKQTKLDFPDHKSRKSTDEKVPEPLEEIKLEFPGENSRKPGEETILEQSEMMEPEGPEEMRKSNKEKNPQPPEETGLVLPQINPEVEEKTQIKPTEEKNLELPDEAKPRETHVEFSKEDSPEPIKSKYSVEKAELEHREHKRGKLSLSDEFKKEYDSLGSAREESIGKHYEFSQQRQTLLDVSEECSHSHPSESQTESSEFVSEKKVVDFSQELKELVSEDEETQPEKRTDLQFEYLNWDPEKVAEWISQLGFPQYKECFTTNFISGRKLIHVNCSNLPQIGITNFEDMKAISQHTRELLEIEEPLFKRSISLPYRDIIGLYLEQKGHTGIKSDSLTLSEFVKATGLQDYAPEITAPEEEEELPYIEP, from the exons GCCCGGAGCTACCAGCAGAGATTTACCAAGAGTCACAGCAAGAGACCGAGGAAGAGAACTTTAAAGAGGAGGAGCCCGAGAGTGCTAAGAACGTGCAGCTGAAACCTAGCGGGACGTCGGAGGAAGGAATTGCCAAGGAGTCCAAGAGAGAAGTACCAAGCGAAACTGAACCAGGGATTCCCCAAGAGGTAAAGTCAGAGACGTCCAGAGAGATGAGGGGAGAGTTTTTCAAAGATTTGGAGGCCCCTATGCATGAAAATCATGAAGAGTCAGACCTAGAGCCACCAGAAGAGGCTAACCCAAATGCTACAGAGAATGTGTTCCTAAGGTCAGCTATGGAAACAGATCCAGTGCCATCAACGGAAACCATGTCTGAGGTTTCAGGGGCCACAGTCAGAGAGACAAATTTGGAGTTACTAGAGGAGGAGACTGAACCCGGGGTTCCAGAGGAATCGTTTAGATTGCAACATGAAGAGACAGTTCTAGAGCGTCCAGAGCAGACCAAACTAGATTTTCCAAATGAGaaaccaggagaatcacttgaagaaaTAGATCTTCAGCTACCAAAGATGACCAAACCAGAGATTCCAGAGGAGACACAAATAAAGTCAACTGAGAAGAAAAGGACAGAGCCATCCAAGCAGGCTACACCAGAATTTCCAGAGAAGAAACCAAGAAAGTCTAGTGAGGAGGCAGATCTAGAGCCTCCACAAGAGACTCAACCAGAGGTTCCAGAAGAGATGCAAAGAAAAGCAACTGAGGAGAAAGGGACAGAACTACCCAAGCAGACTAAACTAGACTTTCCAGACCACAAATCAAGAAAATCTACTGATGAGAAAGTTCCTGAGCCACTAGAAGagatcaaattagaatttcctggGGAAAATTCAAGAAAACCAGGTGAGGAAACAATTCTagaacaatcagaaatgatggaaCCAGAAGGTCCGGAAGAGATGAGAAAgtcaaataaggaaaaaaatccacaGCCACCAGAGGAGACTGGTCTAGTGCTGCCACAGATCAACCCAGAAGttgaagagaaaacacaaatcaaGCCAACTGAGGAGAAGAATCTAGAGTTACCAGATGAAGCCAAACCAAGAGAGACACATGTAGAATTTTCCAAGGAAGACAGTCCAGAACCAATCAAGTCTAAGTATTCTGTAGAAAAGGCTGAGCTAGAGCACCGTGAGCATAAAAGAGGAAAGTTGTCACTAAGTgatgaatttaaaaaagaatatgactCATTAGGATCTGCCAGAGAAGAATCCATTGGTAAACATTATGAGTTTTCACAACAACGCCAAACATTGCTTGATGTCAGTGAAGAATGCTCACACTCACATCCCTCAGAGTCTCAGACAGAATCAAGTGAGTTTGTTAGTGAAAAGAAAGTCGTAGATTTTTCCCAAGAGTTAAAGGAACTGGTTTCTGAAGATGAAGAAACCCAGCCAGAAAAAAGGACTGACTTACAATTTGAGTATCTTAATTGGGATCCTGAGAAAGTTGCAGAGTGGATTAGCCAGCTAGGCTTCCCTCAATACAAG GAGTGTTTTACCACAAACTTCATCAGTGGCCGAAAACTCATCCACGTGAACTGCTCAAACCTCCCTCAGATAGGGATAACGAACTTTGAGGACATGAAG GCAATTTCTCAGCATACACGGGAGCTCCTGGAAATCGAAGAGCCATTATTCAAACGCTCCATCAGCCTTCCCTATAGGGATATTATTGGCTTGTATTTAGAGCAAAAAGGTCATACTGGGATAAAATCTGATTCTTTGACTTTATCTGAATTTGTCAAAGCAACAGGATTACAGGATTATGCTCCAGAAATAACTGCCcctgaagaggaagaggaattaCCTTACATTGAACCATAG
- the SAMD15 gene encoding sterile alpha motif domain-containing protein 15 isoform X4 translates to MAEVPEDYDSGPDEDGEPEPERPELPGLQKLYENAEPETMAEVGPELPAEIYQESQQETEEENFKEEEPESAKNVQLKPSGTSEEGIAKESKREVPSETEPGIPQEVKSETSREMRGEFFKDLEAPMHENHEESDLEPPEEANPNATENVFLRSAMETDPVPSTETMSEVSGATVRETNLELLEEETEPGVPEESFRLQHEETVLERPEQTKLDFPNEKPGESLEEIDLQLPKMTKPEIPEETQIKSTEKKRTEPSKQATPEFPEKKPRKSSEEADLEPPQETQPEVPEEMQRKATEEKGTELPKQTKLDFPDHKSRKSTDEKVPEPLEEIKLEFPGENSRKPGEETILEQSEMMEPEGPEEMRKSNKEKNPQPPEETGLVLPQINPEVEEKTQIKPTEEKNLELPDEAKPRETHVEFSKEDSPEPIKSKYSVEKAELEHREHKRGKLSLSDEFKKEYDSLGSAREESIGKHYEFSQQRQTLLDVSEECSHSHPSESQTESSEFVSEKKVVDFSQELKELVSEDEETQPEKRTDLQFEYLNWDPEKVAEWISQLGFPQYKECFTTNFISGRKLIHVNCSNLPQIGITNFEDMKRWGSCYVAQAGVQ, encoded by the exons GCCCGGAGCTACCAGCAGAGATTTACCAAGAGTCACAGCAAGAGACCGAGGAAGAGAACTTTAAAGAGGAGGAGCCCGAGAGTGCTAAGAACGTGCAGCTGAAACCTAGCGGGACGTCGGAGGAAGGAATTGCCAAGGAGTCCAAGAGAGAAGTACCAAGCGAAACTGAACCAGGGATTCCCCAAGAGGTAAAGTCAGAGACGTCCAGAGAGATGAGGGGAGAGTTTTTCAAAGATTTGGAGGCCCCTATGCATGAAAATCATGAAGAGTCAGACCTAGAGCCACCAGAAGAGGCTAACCCAAATGCTACAGAGAATGTGTTCCTAAGGTCAGCTATGGAAACAGATCCAGTGCCATCAACGGAAACCATGTCTGAGGTTTCAGGGGCCACAGTCAGAGAGACAAATTTGGAGTTACTAGAGGAGGAGACTGAACCCGGGGTTCCAGAGGAATCGTTTAGATTGCAACATGAAGAGACAGTTCTAGAGCGTCCAGAGCAGACCAAACTAGATTTTCCAAATGAGaaaccaggagaatcacttgaagaaaTAGATCTTCAGCTACCAAAGATGACCAAACCAGAGATTCCAGAGGAGACACAAATAAAGTCAACTGAGAAGAAAAGGACAGAGCCATCCAAGCAGGCTACACCAGAATTTCCAGAGAAGAAACCAAGAAAGTCTAGTGAGGAGGCAGATCTAGAGCCTCCACAAGAGACTCAACCAGAGGTTCCAGAAGAGATGCAAAGAAAAGCAACTGAGGAGAAAGGGACAGAACTACCCAAGCAGACTAAACTAGACTTTCCAGACCACAAATCAAGAAAATCTACTGATGAGAAAGTTCCTGAGCCACTAGAAGagatcaaattagaatttcctggGGAAAATTCAAGAAAACCAGGTGAGGAAACAATTCTagaacaatcagaaatgatggaaCCAGAAGGTCCGGAAGAGATGAGAAAgtcaaataaggaaaaaaatccacaGCCACCAGAGGAGACTGGTCTAGTGCTGCCACAGATCAACCCAGAAGttgaagagaaaacacaaatcaaGCCAACTGAGGAGAAGAATCTAGAGTTACCAGATGAAGCCAAACCAAGAGAGACACATGTAGAATTTTCCAAGGAAGACAGTCCAGAACCAATCAAGTCTAAGTATTCTGTAGAAAAGGCTGAGCTAGAGCACCGTGAGCATAAAAGAGGAAAGTTGTCACTAAGTgatgaatttaaaaaagaatatgactCATTAGGATCTGCCAGAGAAGAATCCATTGGTAAACATTATGAGTTTTCACAACAACGCCAAACATTGCTTGATGTCAGTGAAGAATGCTCACACTCACATCCCTCAGAGTCTCAGACAGAATCAAGTGAGTTTGTTAGTGAAAAGAAAGTCGTAGATTTTTCCCAAGAGTTAAAGGAACTGGTTTCTGAAGATGAAGAAACCCAGCCAGAAAAAAGGACTGACTTACAATTTGAGTATCTTAATTGGGATCCTGAGAAAGTTGCAGAGTGGATTAGCCAGCTAGGCTTCCCTCAATACAAG GAGTGTTTTACCACAAACTTCATCAGTGGCCGAAAACTCATCCACGTGAACTGCTCAAACCTCCCTCAGATAGGGATAACGAACTTTGAGGACATGAAG